Proteins co-encoded in one Haladaptatus sp. ZSTT2 genomic window:
- a CDS encoding 30S ribosomal protein S3 codes for MADEHQFIEDGLQRTAIDEFFGEELARAGYGGMEVAKTPMGTQIILKAEKPGMVIGKGGKNIRKVTRQLEDRFNLDDPQIDVQEVEEPDLNAQIVADRLANALERGWYFRKAGHTTIDRIMDAGALGAEIVLSGKVTGARSRVEKFNRGYIKHNGEPAEAIVDEGQGVAVMKLGTIGVTVKIIPPEARLPDDFKIYDDVDVEDAPEVESDDDGVEDLLAESEEDEQAELEDEAETPAEAAEVAEEEIVEENVEAEEGAAPTSPDGEEADAEEEELDELDEAVEEEAEELLSEMEDDDEEEDEE; via the coding sequence ATGGCAGACGAACACCAATTCATCGAAGACGGTCTCCAGCGTACCGCCATCGACGAGTTCTTCGGCGAAGAGCTCGCTCGCGCAGGCTACGGCGGCATGGAAGTCGCCAAGACGCCGATGGGCACCCAGATCATCCTCAAGGCTGAGAAGCCCGGGATGGTCATCGGGAAAGGCGGGAAGAACATCCGTAAGGTCACCCGCCAGCTCGAAGACCGCTTCAACTTAGACGACCCACAGATCGACGTTCAGGAAGTCGAAGAACCAGACCTGAACGCCCAGATCGTCGCAGACCGCCTCGCCAACGCGCTCGAACGTGGTTGGTACTTCCGGAAAGCCGGTCACACGACCATCGACCGCATCATGGACGCAGGCGCACTCGGCGCAGAAATCGTCCTCTCCGGGAAGGTCACCGGCGCACGCTCGCGCGTGGAGAAGTTCAACCGTGGCTACATCAAGCACAACGGTGAACCCGCAGAAGCCATCGTCGACGAGGGTCAGGGCGTCGCCGTCATGAAACTCGGCACGATTGGCGTCACGGTGAAGATCATCCCACCAGAGGCCCGACTGCCAGACGACTTCAAAATCTACGACGACGTGGATGTCGAAGACGCACCTGAAGTCGAGTCTGACGACGACGGCGTCGAAGACCTGCTCGCAGAGTCCGAGGAGGACGAGCAAGCAGAACTCGAAGACGAAGCAGAGACGCCTGCGGAGGCCGCCGAGGTCGCCGAGGAAGAAATCGTCGAAGAGAATGTCGAAGCCGAAGAAGGCGCTGCCCCGACCTCGCCAGACGGTGAGGAGGCGGACGCCGAAGAAGAAGAGCTCGACGAACTCGACGAAGCCGTCGAAGAGGAAGCAGAAGAACTGCTCTCTGAGATGGAAGACGATGACGAAGAGGAGGACGAGGAATAA
- the rplX gene encoding 50S ribosomal protein L24: MTRQPTKQRNQTERAPLHKRQRQVRATLSDDLREQYGKRNVRVNVGDTVEVMRGDFAGVEGEVMEVDLKKTVIYVEGVTLEKADGEEVPRALDTSNVRVTELNLEDDVREARLEEDNE; this comes from the coding sequence ATGACTCGACAACCAACCAAACAGCGTAACCAGACCGAGCGCGCACCGCTGCACAAGCGTCAGCGCCAGGTTCGTGCCACGCTCTCGGACGACCTCCGCGAGCAGTACGGCAAGCGAAACGTCCGCGTGAACGTGGGCGACACCGTCGAGGTTATGCGCGGCGACTTCGCAGGCGTTGAAGGCGAAGTCATGGAAGTTGACCTCAAAAAGACCGTCATCTACGTCGAGGGCGTGACCCTCGAAAAGGCAGACGGCGAAGAGGTCCCCCGTGCACTCGACACCAGCAACGTCCGCGTGACCGAGCTGAACCTGGAAGACGACGTCCGCGAGGCGCGCCTGGAGGAAGACAATGAGTAA
- a CDS encoding 50S ribosomal protein L2 yields MGRRILGQRRGRGTPTFRAPSHRYKAELSHRKTEDKDVISGTVVDIEHDPARSAPVAAVEFEDGDQRLILVAEGVGVGDTVQVGITAEIKPGNTLPLAEVPEGIPVCNVERQPGDGGKFARASGVSALLITHNRQNAVVKLPSGEIKRLDPQCRATIGVVAGGGRTEKPVVKAGKKYHKMKARGSKWPRVRGVAMNAVDHPFGGGGRQHPGRPKSVSRNAPPGRKVGDIASKRTGRKRGSK; encoded by the coding sequence ATGGGACGCAGAATTCTTGGCCAACGTCGCGGTCGCGGGACGCCCACGTTCCGGGCACCATCGCACCGATACAAAGCAGAGCTCTCTCACCGTAAAACCGAGGACAAAGACGTCATCTCCGGCACGGTCGTCGACATCGAGCACGACCCAGCACGGAGCGCACCGGTCGCCGCCGTCGAATTCGAAGACGGTGACCAGCGTCTCATCCTCGTCGCAGAAGGCGTCGGTGTGGGCGACACCGTCCAAGTCGGCATCACCGCCGAAATCAAGCCCGGCAACACGCTCCCGCTCGCCGAAGTCCCTGAGGGGATTCCGGTGTGCAACGTAGAGCGCCAGCCCGGCGACGGTGGCAAGTTCGCTCGCGCCTCTGGTGTGAGCGCGCTGCTCATCACCCACAACCGCCAGAACGCAGTCGTGAAACTGCCAAGTGGCGAAATCAAGCGGCTTGACCCACAGTGTCGCGCCACGATTGGCGTGGTCGCTGGTGGTGGCCGCACCGAGAAACCGGTCGTCAAAGCCGGGAAGAAGTACCACAAGATGAAGGCACGCGGGTCGAAGTGGCCACGCGTCCGTGGTGTTGCGATGAACGCCGTCGACCACCCATTCGGTGGCGGTGGCCGCCAGCACCCAGGACGGCCAAAGTCCGTCTCGCGTAACGCACCACCGGGCCGCAAGGTCGGTGACATCGCGTCCAAACGCACTGGCAGAAAGCGAGGTTCCAAATGA
- a CDS encoding 30S ribosomal protein S19, whose amino-acid sequence MSSDYRTGREGEFTYRGHTLEELQDMELDEVAELLPARMRRSIKRGLSIEQEKLMEKAANRDAQESANNPIRTHLRNMPVLPEFVNKTFSVYTGQSFERVRIEPEMIGHYLGEFQLTRKSVTHGQAGIGATRSSKFVPLK is encoded by the coding sequence ATGAGTTCTGACTACCGTACCGGCCGTGAGGGTGAGTTCACCTACCGCGGTCACACGCTCGAAGAGCTGCAGGACATGGAGCTCGACGAAGTTGCGGAACTGCTCCCCGCACGGATGCGGCGAAGTATCAAACGCGGCCTGTCCATCGAGCAGGAGAAGCTCATGGAAAAGGCAGCTAACCGAGACGCGCAAGAGTCGGCCAACAACCCGATTCGCACGCACCTGCGCAACATGCCTGTCCTCCCCGAGTTCGTCAACAAGACGTTCTCGGTCTACACGGGACAGTCGTTCGAGCGCGTGCGCATTGAGCCGGAAATGATCGGCCACTATCTGGGCGAGTTCCAGCTCACGCGCAAGTCGGTTACCCACGGACAGGCTGGTATCGGGGCAACCCGTTCCTCGAAGTTCGTGCCCCTCAAGTAA
- a CDS encoding 30S ribosomal protein S17, whose protein sequence is MALGLNVPEPEATCADENCPFHGSLAVRGQLLEGKVASTDMEKTVIVEREYDVKVPKYDRYMKRRSRIPAHAPECLGLEVGDTVRIAETRPLSKTKAHVVVETTGGDA, encoded by the coding sequence ATGGCGTTAGGACTGAACGTACCAGAACCGGAGGCCACTTGCGCCGACGAGAACTGCCCGTTCCACGGCTCGCTTGCCGTACGCGGACAGCTGCTCGAAGGCAAAGTCGCCTCGACGGATATGGAGAAAACCGTGATCGTCGAACGAGAGTACGACGTGAAAGTACCAAAGTACGACCGGTACATGAAACGACGCTCTCGCATCCCGGCCCACGCACCAGAGTGCCTGGGTCTGGAAGTCGGTGACACGGTTCGTATAGCAGAGACACGACCGCTTTCGAAGACGAAAGCACACGTCGTGGTCGAAACAACAGGAGGCGATGCCTGA
- a CDS encoding ribonuclease P protein component 1, with product MLTPETLPRHELIGLHVRVAAAPNPDVVGIAGRVVGETTQMLSIDVGSRTKHVPKQASTLEFGPIDEAAADRKEAGTAFKPAGENVAYVTVDGDRLLSHPALRTETTGDSKWR from the coding sequence ATGCTGACCCCCGAGACACTCCCACGACACGAACTCATCGGCCTGCACGTGCGGGTCGCTGCTGCCCCAAACCCCGACGTAGTCGGGATAGCGGGGCGTGTGGTGGGCGAAACCACCCAGATGCTCAGCATCGACGTGGGGTCTCGGACGAAGCACGTGCCAAAGCAGGCCTCGACACTCGAGTTTGGACCCATAGATGAAGCTGCGGCCGACCGCAAGGAGGCCGGGACTGCATTCAAACCAGCAGGCGAGAATGTGGCCTACGTTACGGTGGATGGGGACCGACTGCTCTCACACCCTGCTCTTCGCACAGAAACTACAGGAGATTCCAAATGGCGTTAG
- a CDS encoding 50S ribosomal protein L22 has translation MGISYSVDADPDTTAKAMLRERHMSHKHSKEIAREIKGMTVGAAIEYLEEVVEGKRSVPFKSHNSGVGHRSDIDGWDAGRYPEKASKAFLDLLENVSANAGNQGFDGETMEIIHIAAHKVGEVPGRKPRAMGRATAWNTPQVDVEIIVEEVEN, from the coding sequence ATGGGAATCAGCTACAGCGTGGACGCAGACCCGGACACCACGGCGAAAGCGATGCTTCGGGAGCGTCACATGAGTCACAAGCACAGCAAGGAGATTGCCCGCGAAATCAAGGGCATGACCGTCGGCGCAGCCATCGAGTACCTCGAAGAGGTCGTCGAAGGCAAGCGCTCGGTGCCGTTTAAGTCCCACAACTCGGGCGTCGGTCACCGGTCGGACATCGACGGTTGGGACGCAGGTCGCTACCCAGAGAAGGCCTCGAAGGCCTTCCTCGACCTGCTCGAAAACGTCTCCGCGAACGCAGGCAACCAGGGCTTCGACGGCGAGACGATGGAGATCATCCACATCGCCGCCCACAAGGTTGGCGAAGTGCCCGGCCGCAAACCGCGTGCCATGGGCCGCGCCACCGCGTGGAACACCCCACAGGTTGACGTCGAAATCATCGTCGAGGAGGTTGAAAACTGA
- the rpmC gene encoding 50S ribosomal protein L29 has protein sequence MAILYTDEIRDMTPAEREAELEELETELLNDRAIQAAGGAPENPGRTSELRRTIARIKTIQAEEGDADEE, from the coding sequence ATGGCGATTCTCTACACGGACGAGATTCGCGACATGACGCCCGCAGAGCGCGAGGCGGAACTCGAAGAACTCGAAACCGAACTACTGAACGACCGCGCAATCCAGGCCGCCGGTGGCGCGCCTGAGAACCCTGGTCGAACTTCAGAACTTCGCCGAACCATCGCCCGAATCAAGACGATTCAGGCGGAGGAAGGCGACGCAGACGAGGAATAA
- a CDS encoding 50S ribosomal protein L14, whose translation MKALKADITQGLEKGSIITCADNTGARELKVISVSGYSGTINRHPKAGLADKVTVSVTKGTPEMRRQVLEAVIIRQRKPIRRPDGQRVKFQDNAAVIVDENEDPRGTEIKGPIGREVAERFGSIASTATMIV comes from the coding sequence ATGAAAGCTCTCAAGGCAGACATCACGCAAGGACTCGAGAAGGGTTCGATTATCACGTGTGCCGACAACACCGGCGCACGCGAACTCAAAGTCATCAGCGTGTCCGGCTACTCGGGCACCATCAACCGCCACCCCAAAGCGGGGCTCGCGGACAAGGTGACCGTCTCCGTGACGAAGGGGACCCCGGAAATGCGCCGGCAGGTCCTCGAGGCCGTCATTATCCGCCAGCGGAAACCGATTCGCCGCCCAGACGGGCAGCGCGTCAAGTTCCAGGATAATGCCGCCGTCATCGTTGATGAGAACGAAGACCCACGCGGGACCGAGATTAAAGGTCCAATCGGGCGTGAGGTCGCAGAACGCTTCGGAAGCATCGCTTCCACAGCTACGATGATAGTATGA